The genomic segment AGCCCATGACAAGCGCTGCAGCTGCCTTGGAGCGAACGCACTCCGCGGCGTGGCGGTGAGGAACGGATTTGATGGTCACTCCGATGTTCGACATCAGCCAGAGCAGACGCCTCAGTGCTGAACGGTCTGCCCGCGGCGATGGTGAGTGTCTGCGGTATCGACTGGACGTGGTGGCCGCCAGCGCCGTCGACGTCGTGCACTCGGCCGGCGGGTGGCTCTATGACCGGGTGATGGCCGGCTGGCAGGTGACCGTGCTGCTGCCGGGCGGCTGCGACACCCGCCCGCTGCGCATCCTCGGGGTGGCGGTCGTGGACACCGAACCGGACAACGTCGCGACCGCGATGGGCTCGACGAGTCACACGCTGGCCGTCAGCGCCGAGGCGTTCACCGCGGACGCCCGCGTGCGCGACAAGGTACTGACGTCGCTCGACGACCGGCTGACCGAGGTCGCGCTGTGGGGTGAGGGATGGCCGTTGGGTGTGAACCGCGGCATGACCCGAGCCCAGCACGTGCTGTCCGCCGCGGCGCGCAAGTTCAAGGGTTACGCCCTTGCGGCAGCGGGGATCCCGTCCGCGCTCGTCGAACCGACCGAGGCATTGCTGTGTGAGGCGAGTTATTCGCGCGTCGATTCAGAGCTGGTCCGGCTCGACTGATGAAGAAGTATCACGGCCACACCCTGCTATACCTGCACGAGACGATTTCGCTGGGATCAGGGTTAAGCGACCGCTTCACCGAGGTTTTCACCGATAACTACCAGCCGATGATGGACGCGCTGGGCGCCCGGCTGTTCGCGATGTGGGAAACGACGCCGTACAACGGTCACTGGCCGCAGGCCACCGTCATCTGGGAGATCGACGGGTTCTCCGATTACGCGAAGATCGGAGCCGCCCAGGCCCGCGGCGGCAGCCACGAGGCCGCGGCCGGCAAGTGGTCGGCGTTCCTGTCCGAGATCGGCGCCTCGGGCGAGGGGCGGATCATGTACCCCGGGCCGAGCAATAAAACTCTGGCCCAGCTGCGCGAGGCCAAATTCAGTGCGCCGCTGGTGATTCAGGAGATCATGCAAACCAAGCCGGGGCGCCAAGACGACTACATTCGCGAGTTGGAACGGCTTTACGTCCCGTGGTCGGAGCGCACCGGCAAGCGTTGGCTGGGATCGTTCACCACCACGTTCCGGTTCAACGAGGTCATCCACTATTGGGCGCTGGATGGCGGCTGGGAATGCTTCGCCAATCACTACCCCTCGTGGAAGGACAGCCCGCCCGCCGAGATCGTCACCTGGATGAGCGTGGCACCGGCACTGCGCGACGGTTGGGAAGACTCGATTCTGCAGGCCCTACCGCCCTCCCCGCTGCAGTGACCACCCCCACCTCCGACTTCGCGTACGACCCCTTCGACGCGGATGTCATGGCAAACCCGTTGCCGTACTATCGAACTCTGCGCGATCACTACCCGGTCTACTACATGCCGCAATGGGATACCTACGCGCTGTCCCGCTTCGAGGACATCTGGCAGGTTCTCGAAGTCAACGACGGAACCTTCGTGGCGTCGGAAGGGACCCTGCCCCCGGCGACCGTGCTGGCCCAGCACAACAGTGGGCCGGTCGAGGATCCGCCATTGCATCCCTTGCCATTTCACGCCGTGTTCGACACCGATCTGTACGGCGAGATCCGTCGTTCCCACTCGGCACCGCTGCGGCCGCGGTCGGTCGCCGGGCTGGAGGCCAGGATCCGCGAGCTGGCCAACGAGCGCCTCGACCTGCTGTTGCCGCAGGGGTCCTTCGATCTGACCCAGGACTACGGCGGCATCGTGGCCGCCTCGATGGTGTGCGACTTGCTGGGCATATCAACCGAACTCGCGCCGCAGGTGTTGGCTGCGGTCAATGCCGGAAGCCTCGCGGCACCCGGTGAGGGCGTCGACACCGCGCAGGCTCGCCCCAATTACCTCGAATACCTGATCCC from the Mycobacterium lentiflavum genome contains:
- a CDS encoding NIPSNAP family protein, which codes for MKKYHGHTLLYLHETISLGSGLSDRFTEVFTDNYQPMMDALGARLFAMWETTPYNGHWPQATVIWEIDGFSDYAKIGAAQARGGSHEAAAGKWSAFLSEIGASGEGRIMYPGPSNKTLAQLREAKFSAPLVIQEIMQTKPGRQDDYIRELERLYVPWSERTGKRWLGSFTTTFRFNEVIHYWALDGGWECFANHYPSWKDSPPAEIVTWMSVAPALRDGWEDSILQALPPSPLQ